The Fusobacterium pseudoperiodonticum DNA window AGATATGTTAGGAAGAAAAATTTCTAAGTCTTATGTTGCTAAAATTATGGAATACAGAGAAATAACTGGTGGTTTTGACAAATTAGAAGATTTAAAAAGAATTAAAGGTATTGGAGATGCAACTTACCAAAAATTATCTAAATTTTTAAAGGTGGGTTCAGCACCAACTAAAAAGATCTTAAATATTAATTCGGCTGATGAAATAACTTTAAAATACTATGGACTTTCTAAAAAAGAAATAAAAAAAATTCAGACATATTTAGATAAAAATGATAGAATAACTGATAATATTGAATTTCAAAAGTTAGTTAAGAAGAAAACTTATGAAGAATTAAAAGATTTAATTAATTATGGAGGAAAAAAATAATGGGAAGATTAATAAGAGGTTTAAGTAAAAATGCTAGATTTTTTGTGGCAGACACAACTGATGTTGTTCAAGACGCCTTAGATATACATAAATATGACGAATATTCGATGAAAACATTTGGAAAATTTTGTACTTTGTCAGCTATAATGGGAGCTACTTTAAAAGGTGAAGATAAATTAACTATCAGAACAGATACTGATGGTTATATAAAAAATATAGTTGTTAATTCAAATGCTGAGGGAGATATAAAAGGTTACCTTATAAACACAAGTGAAGAAAACTTTGAAGGTCTTGGAAAAGGAACTATGAGAATTATTAAAGACATGGGGCTAAAAGAACCTTATGTTGCAATTACTAATGTAGATTATTCTTCATTGCCTGATGATATAAGTGCGTATTTCTATAACTCAGAGCAAATTCCTACTATTATTTCATTGGCTTGTGAAGATACTAATGATGGCAAAATACTATGTGCTGGTGCTTTTATGGTGCAATTACTTCCTGGAGCAGATGAGGATTTTATTACAAAATTAGAAAGAAAAGCTGAAGCAATAAGACCTATGAATGAACTTATGAAAGGTGGTATGAGCTTAGAGCAAATAATAAATCTTCTATATGATGATATGGACACTGCTGATAATAGCTTGGTTGAAGAATATGAAATATTGGAAGAAAAAGAATTAAAATATAACTGTGATTGTAATTCTGATAGATTTCAAAGAGGAATTATGACACTTGGAAAAGAAGAATTAAAACATATTTTTGAAGAAGAAAAAGAAATTGAAGCAGAATGTCAATTCTGTGGTAAAAAATACAAATTCACTGAAAATGACTTTGAAGATATATTGAAGAAATAAAAATGAAATCCCCTAATAATTAGGGGATTTTTATATTAATTATGAACAAAGAATTGAGCTCCTATTCCAAGAACCATAAGTACAAGTATAAAATAAGTATCAGTTTTTTTTATTTCATTTTTTTTGAAAACAAGTCCCAAAAGTACTAAATTTAAAATAGTATAACAAAGGATATTATAAATTTTAGGACCTGTTTGCTCAAATCCAAATTTATAAAGCAAGCTATAAAAAACATACCAAGAAAGAGAAAGACCTATAGAACCACAAATAACATATCCAATTTTTTTCCAAATATTAGTATTCATATTATCTACCTCCGTATTATTAATCTTGCTTACTTGAATTATACCAAAATTTAAAAACTATTCAATACTTTTTATTAATTATAAACAAAGAAATAAACTCCTATTGCAAGGATTACAAGTATAATTAATAAATAAACATCAAATTTTTTACTACCATCTTTTATAAAAAATATAGAAGCTGTTGCTCCTCCTAAAGCACCAGAGATATTATCATAAATTTTAGGAGCTGTTTGCTCAAATCCAAATTTATAAAGCAAGGTCTCAATGATATATCCAAAACAAATAATACCTATAAAATAATAAGTAGCAATTTTAATTTTTTTCCAAACATCATTTCTCATATTATATACCTCCGTATTATTAATCTTGCTTACTTGAATTATACCAAAATTTAAAAACTATTCAATACTTTTTGTGATATAATATAATGTAAAATGTAAAAATCAGATCGGTAATATTATTTTCCAAGATTTTTAATAAATAGGAGATGAAAAATGAAGAATTTAATTGTAGCAATAGATGGACCTGCAGGAAGTGGAAAGAGTACCATAGCAAAGCTTCTTGCTAAAAAATATGATTTAACATATATAGACACTGGTGCTATGTATAGAATGATAACTCTTTATCTTTTAGAAAATAATATAGATATCAATGATTTAAAAGAGGTAGAAAGAGTTTTAAATACTGTAAATTTAGATATGCAAGGAGATAAATTCTATCTAAATAATGTTGATGTTAGTACAAAGATAAGAGAAAAAAGAATAAATGATAATGTATCTAAAGTTGCAAGTATTAAGATAGTTAGAAGTAATTTAGTAGATTTACAAAGAAAGATTAGCAATAATAAAGATGTTATCTTAGATGGTAGAGATGTTGGAACTGTTATCTTTCCTAATGCACAAGTTAAGATATTTTTAATAGCTAGTCCTGAAGAAAGAGCAAGAAGAAGATATAATGAATTTCTTGAAAAGAAAACTGAAATAACTTACGATGAAGTTTTAAAATCTATAAAAGAAAGAGACCATATAGACAGTACAAGAGATGAAAGTCCTTTTGTTAAAGCTGACGATGCTATTGAACTGGATAGCACAAATTTAACAATAGAAGATGTAATTAATTTCATATCAAAAGAAATTGAAAAAGCTAAATAAAAAATAATGAGGGAATTTTATGTATAATTTATTAAGAAAAATAGGCTTGACCTTATACAGACCTTTTATGAAGGAGAAGATGAAAACTTTCATAGATAAAAGATTAAGTCAAGATTTTTCAGATTTAAAAGATGAAGAATATATTTGGATACATTGTTCATCAGTTGGGGAAGTAAATTTATCAGAGGATTTAGTAAAGAAATTCTATTCTATATCAAGAAAAAACATATTAATTTCAACTTTTACAGATACTGGTTATGAAAATGCTGTGAAAAAATATTCTGATAAGAAAAAGATAAAAGTTATATATTTTCCAATAGATGACAAAAAGAAAATAAATGAAATTTTAAATAAAATCAAATTAAAACTTTTAGTTTTAGTAGAAACTGAACTTTGGCCTAACCTTATAAATGAAGTCAATAAGAAAAATTCAAGAATTATAGTTGTAAATGGTAGAATTTCAGATAGAAGCTATCCAAGATATAAAAAACTTAAATTTTTATTAAAGTCTATGTTACAAAAGATAGACTACTTCTATATGCAATCTGAAATTGATAGAGAAAGAATTATAAGTTTAGGTGCTGATGAAAAGAAAACTGAGAATGTTGGAAACTTAAAGTTCAGCATATCTCTTGAAAAATATTCTGATGATGAAAAAGATGAATACAGAAAGTTTTTAAACATTGGAGATAGAAAAGTTTTTGTTGCAGGTAGTACAAGAACTGGTGAAGATGAGATAATTTTAGATGTCTTTAAAAAAATTAAAAACTATGTTTTAATAATAGTTCCAAGACATTTAGATAGACTGCCTAAAATAGAAGAGCTAATAAAAGAAAATGGCCTAACTTATGTTAAATACAGTGACTTAGAAAACAATACTTCAACAGGAAAAGAAGATATAATTCTAGTGGATAAAATGGGAGTTCTTAGAAAACTATATTCTATATCTGACATTGCCTTTGTTGGAGGAACTTTAGTTAATATTGGAGGACATAATTTACTTGAGCCTCTGTTCTATAGAAAGGCTGTTATCTTTGGAAAATATACTCAAAATGTTGTGGATATTGCAAAGGAAATCTTAAGAAGAAAAATAGGTTTTCAAGTTAATGATGTGCAAGAGTTTGTTGAAGCAATTAAGAATATTGAAAGTGGTAAAATTTCAGATGAAGAAATCAACTCTTTCTTTGAAGAAAATAAAATGATAGCATTAAATATTGTGAAAAAGGAAAATTTAATTATGAATAATATAAAAGATGAGGCAAAAGACTTATGGAAGCACTTCTTCCACTCGGAGAAATCAAATTATAATATCTATATGTATAAATTGCTTGATTATCCTGAGTATATAATGTATGATAATGATGTAATGAAAGCCAAAAAATCAAAATGGAATGAATACTTTGGAAATTCTAATCCTATTGCTGTGGAAATAGGTACTGGAAGTGGAAACTTCATGTATCAACTTGCTGAAAGGAATCCTAATAAAAATTTCATTGGTTTAGAATTAAGATTTAAAAGATTGGTTTTAGCTACACAAAAATGTCAAAAAAGAAATATAAAAAATGTTGCCTTCCTTAGAAAAAGAGGAGAGGAGCTTGAAGATTTCTTAGCTGAAAATGAAATATCTGAAATGTATATAAACTTCCCAGACCCTTGGGAAGGAACAGAAAAGAACAGAATTATACAAGAAAGATTATTTGAAACTTTAGATAAGATTATGAAAAAAGATGGAGTTCTATACTTTAAAACTGACCACGATACTTACTATAGTGATGTTTTAGAGCTAGTAAAAACTTTAAAAAATTATGAAGTAGTTTATCATACTTCTGATTTACATAATTCAGAAAAAGCTGAAAATAATATAAAAACAGAGTTTGAACAATTATTTTTACATAAACATAATAAAAATATAAATTATATTGAAATAAAGAAATTAGTATAAAACTAAAAAATAAATGAGTTACGAATGTAGATTTTAAAATTTCTTTAATGATTACTTGCCTGCCATTAGTGTTTCAGGAGCTCCGAAATGCTCCTTCAACAATAATGGACGTCGCAGTAATCTTAATAAAGTGACTCACTTATTTTTAAAGTTATTAAGTCAATTTTCAAGGAAAATTATAAGATTTAAAGAATATTTATCTAAAAATAACAGAGAATATAGGAGGAAAAAATGGCTGGTTATGTTGTAGTAGGTACTCAATGGGGAGACGAAGGAAAAGGTAAAATTATAGATGTTTTATCAGAAAAAGCTGATTATGTAGTAAGATTTCAAGGTGGAAATAATGCAGGTCACACAGTTGTCGTAGACGGAGAAAAGTTCATTCTACAACTTCTTCCATCAGGTGTACTTCAAGCTGGTACTTGTATAATAGGGCCAGGTGTTGTTGTGGATCCAAAAGTTTTCCTAGATGAAATAGATAGAATAGAGAAAAGAGGAGCTAGAACTGATCATGTTATCATAAGTGATAGAGCACATGTTATTATGCCTTATCACATTGAAATGGATAAAATTAGAGAAAGT harbors:
- the cmk gene encoding (d)CMP kinase encodes the protein MKNLIVAIDGPAGSGKSTIAKLLAKKYDLTYIDTGAMYRMITLYLLENNIDINDLKEVERVLNTVNLDMQGDKFYLNNVDVSTKIREKRINDNVSKVASIKIVRSNLVDLQRKISNNKDVILDGRDVGTVIFPNAQVKIFLIASPEERARRRYNEFLEKKTEITYDEVLKSIKERDHIDSTRDESPFVKADDAIELDSTNLTIEDVINFISKEIEKAK
- a CDS encoding Hsp33 family molecular chaperone HslO, yielding MGRLIRGLSKNARFFVADTTDVVQDALDIHKYDEYSMKTFGKFCTLSAIMGATLKGEDKLTIRTDTDGYIKNIVVNSNAEGDIKGYLINTSEENFEGLGKGTMRIIKDMGLKEPYVAITNVDYSSLPDDISAYFYNSEQIPTIISLACEDTNDGKILCAGAFMVQLLPGADEDFITKLERKAEAIRPMNELMKGGMSLEQIINLLYDDMDTADNSLVEEYEILEEKELKYNCDCNSDRFQRGIMTLGKEELKHIFEEEKEIEAECQFCGKKYKFTENDFEDILKK
- the trmB gene encoding tRNA (guanosine(46)-N7)-methyltransferase TrmB, which encodes MYNLLRKIGLTLYRPFMKEKMKTFIDKRLSQDFSDLKDEEYIWIHCSSVGEVNLSEDLVKKFYSISRKNILISTFTDTGYENAVKKYSDKKKIKVIYFPIDDKKKINEILNKIKLKLLVLVETELWPNLINEVNKKNSRIIVVNGRISDRSYPRYKKLKFLLKSMLQKIDYFYMQSEIDRERIISLGADEKKTENVGNLKFSISLEKYSDDEKDEYRKFLNIGDRKVFVAGSTRTGEDEIILDVFKKIKNYVLIIVPRHLDRLPKIEELIKENGLTYVKYSDLENNTSTGKEDIILVDKMGVLRKLYSISDIAFVGGTLVNIGGHNLLEPLFYRKAVIFGKYTQNVVDIAKEILRRKIGFQVNDVQEFVEAIKNIESGKISDEEINSFFEENKMIALNIVKKENLIMNNIKDEAKDLWKHFFHSEKSNYNIYMYKLLDYPEYIMYDNDVMKAKKSKWNEYFGNSNPIAVEIGTGSGNFMYQLAERNPNKNFIGLELRFKRLVLATQKCQKRNIKNVAFLRKRGEELEDFLAENEISEMYINFPDPWEGTEKNRIIQERLFETLDKIMKKDGVLYFKTDHDTYYSDVLELVKTLKNYEVVYHTSDLHNSEKAENNIKTEFEQLFLHKHNKNINYIEIKKLV
- a CDS encoding helix-hairpin-helix domain-containing protein, which produces MKKIISFLLFSCLFANSYAVPALNNNDYRLIMSSQNMQNEKEELLDINKASEQDMLGRKISKSYVAKIMEYREITGGFDKLEDLKRIKGIGDATYQKLSKFLKVGSAPTKKILNINSADEITLKYYGLSKKEIKKIQTYLDKNDRITDNIEFQKLVKKKTYEELKDLINYGGKK